Proteins from one Fragaria vesca subsp. vesca linkage group LG6, FraVesHawaii_1.0, whole genome shotgun sequence genomic window:
- the LOC101302571 gene encoding proton-coupled amino acid transporter 3-like, which translates to MAGGKQSAAGVPLLEKAVGASRGQTLGNIIVSVVGTGVLGLPYAMRIAGWLAGSLGVIVTGISTYYCMLLLVQCREKYASEEDSVVKKSYGDLGYECMGRKGRILTESLILIAQCGGSVAYLVFVGQNVSSMFNGHGISVNSCIFLLVPVEIGLSWIGSLSALAPFSIFAAICNLLAMAIVVKEDIQQAVEGEFSFRDRTAITSNIGGLPFAGGVAVFCFEGFGMTLALEASMKDKTQFPKLLAQAFTGISIVYALFGFFGYMAYGDQTREIISLNLPQNWSSIAVQIGLCLGLVFTFPIMLHPINEIIEGNITKDSSTRLGKLGIYMSRAMVVMVLAIFASCVPGFAVFASLVGSTVCALISFVLPATFHLKLFGSSLQFWQKALDFFILLCGLLFAVYGTYNAIVGV; encoded by the exons ATGGCGGGCGGTAAACAAAGCGCGGCGGGGGTTCCTCTGCTGGAAAAGGCCGTGGGGGCTTCGAGGGGTCAGACGCTCGGAAACATAATCGTCTCGGTTGTTGGGACCGGAGTTCTTGGCCTTCCGTATGCTATGAGAATCGCTGGTTGGCTTGCTGGCTCGCTTGGCGTCATTGTCACTGGGATCTCCACCTACTACTGCATGCTCCTCCTT GTGCAATGCAGGGAGAAATATGCATCAGAAGAAGATTCAGTGGTTAAAAAGTCTTATGGTGATTTGGGGTATGAATGTATGGGAAGGAAAGGTCGTATTCTGACCGAATCCTTGATTTTGATTGCTCAGTGCGGGGGCTCTGTGGCTTATCTTGTGTTTGTTGGCCAAAATGTTTCATCTATGTTCAATGGCCATGGAATCTCGGTTAATTCTTGCATATTTTTGCTAGTGCCGGTGGAAATTGGGTTATCTTGGATAGGTAGTCTATCTGCTTTAGCTCCCTTCAGTATCTTTGCTGCCATCTGCAATTTGTTGGCTATGGCAATTGTGGTAAAGGAAGACATACAGCAAGCTGTAGAGGGTGAGTTTTCTTTTAGGGATAGGACGGCGATCACATCAAATATAGGAGGATTGCCATTCGCAGGAGGCGTTGCAGTGTTTTGTTTTGAGGGGTTCGGGATGACATTGGCTTTGGAAGCCTCTATGAAAGATAAAACCCAGTTCCCAAAATTGCTTGCTCAGGCTTTCACAGGGATAAGCATTGTCTACGCTTTGTTTGGATTCTTTGGATACATGGCTTACGGTGATCAAACAAGAGAGATTATCTCTCTCAATCTCCCTCAAAATTGGTCTTCCATAGCCGTTCAG ATTGGCTTGTGCTTGGGTTTAGTATTTACATTCCCGATCATGCTCCACCCAATAAATGAGATCATAGAGGGAAACATAACAAAAGATTCATCTACAAGACTGGGAAAATTGGGAATATACATGAGTCGAGCAATGGTGGTGATGGTGTTGGCCATCTTCGCCTCATGTGTGCCCGGATTTGCAGTGTTTGCTTCACTTGTGGGAAGTACAGTATGTGCACTGATATCATTTGTATTGCCAGCCACATTTCATTTAAAATTATTTGGTTCTTCCCTACAGTTCTGGCAGAAAGCCTTGGATTTCTTCATTTTACTGTGTGGATTACTTTTTGCGGTATATGGTACTTACAATGCCATTGTCGGTGTATGA
- the LOC101310237 gene encoding uncharacterized protein LOC101310237: MAKKRQIELVRNPLHKRSTTSGLIDILNSDNDPDSQDSWVIVKKQRVNILLPVLPGANKPPLPSLEPSQLQLVARETVESESQLPINTHPKTASVYEKKKIKPVARKVVELAKKASPAAEYVPTFSQSMRRDIRTNSRIPDQMATSQYQRALGVSITSKAMMQQRKLQHVFLDQGLLVNQRLRARNLARKLQNAGGLSRWLASLGLEQFVKIFQRKGFSKFHLVNLNMKKLKDMGANAVGPRRKLMHAIECFCQPSYY; this comes from the coding sequence ATGGCGAAGAAAAGGCAAATAGAACTGGTGAGAAATCCCTTGCACAAGAGAAGTACTACAAGTGGTCTTATTGACATTTTAAACTCCGACAATGATCCGGATTCACAAGATAGTTGGGTCATAGTCAAAAAGCAGAGAGTTAACATTTTGTTGCCTGTACTGCCTGGTGCTAATAAACCACCACTTCCAAGCCTAGAGCCAAGTCAGCTGCAACTTGTGGCTAGAGAAACGGTAGAAAGTGAATCACAGCTTCCTATCAATACACATCCCAAAACGGCTTCAGTTTATGAGAAAAAGAAGATTAAACCTGTTGCCCGTAAGGTCGTGGAACTTGCTAAGAAAGCTTCTCCTGCTGCTGAATACGTTCCAACCTTTTCCCAGTCGATGAGGCGAGACATTAGAACAAATTCACGAATTCCAGATCAGATGGCTACTTCACAGTATCAGAGAGCACTAGGGGTATCTATAACCTCAAAAGCCATGATGCAGCAAAGAAAATTACAACATGTTTTCCTGGATCAGGGACTGTTGGTGAATCAAAGGCTGAGAGCTCGGAATCTTGCAAGGAAACTTCAGAATGCTGGTGGATTAAGCAGGTGGTTAGCATCATTGGGACTGGAGCAGTTTGTTAAGATATTTCAGAGGAAAGGTTTCAGTAAATTCCATTTGGTGAATTTGAACATGAAAAAGCTCAAAGATATGGGTGCAAATGCAGTTGGGCCAAGAAGGAAATTGATGCATGCAATAGAATGCTTTTGCCAACCATCCTATTATTAA